The following proteins are co-located in the Candidatus Planktophila lacus genome:
- a CDS encoding MazG family protein produces the protein MAGSELQRLVEVMDRLRSPGGCPWDAEQTHESLVKYLLEESYEFIDSVDAKDREGMREELGDVLLQVYFHSRIAEDHPTDPFSIEDVARAIADKLIRRHPHVFEGLEVSGTDEIIDNWEEIKAKEKGRTSALDGVALAQPALPLVEKLLYRAEKYKVPVALKKYESDQPATNESVGEALASIIAWARDNEIDPENALRLYGRQIAEQIKATESR, from the coding sequence ATGGCCGGCTCAGAACTTCAACGCCTCGTTGAGGTAATGGATCGGTTGCGTTCTCCGGGCGGTTGCCCTTGGGATGCAGAACAAACCCACGAGTCACTCGTTAAATACTTACTTGAAGAGTCATACGAATTTATCGATTCTGTTGATGCAAAAGACCGCGAAGGTATGCGTGAAGAACTCGGCGATGTTTTACTACAAGTTTATTTCCACTCACGTATTGCCGAAGATCATCCAACAGATCCATTTTCAATTGAAGATGTAGCGCGCGCAATCGCAGATAAGTTGATTCGCCGCCACCCTCATGTATTTGAAGGTTTAGAAGTATCTGGCACAGACGAAATCATCGATAACTGGGAAGAGATCAAGGCAAAAGAAAAGGGCCGGACATCAGCCCTTGATGGCGTCGCACTTGCACAGCCAGCGCTGCCACTTGTTGAGAAACTTCTCTATCGCGCCGAAAAATATAAAGTTCCAGTTGCGCTAAAGAAATATGAAAGTGATCAGCCCGCGACAAATGAAAGCGTGGGCGAGGCGCTAGCTTCAATAATTGCATGGGCGCGCGATAACGAAATTGACCCAGAAAACGCGCTGCGCCTATATGGGCGCCAAATTGCCGAGCAAATTAAGGCTACTGAGTCGCGGTAG
- the eno gene encoding phosphopyruvate hydratase, translated as MAIIEAIGAREILDSRGNPTVEVEIELEDGTQARAAVPSGASTGAFEASELRDGDKKRYLGKGVLKAIDFVNNEIAPAIEGFDAQDQRLIDNEMIKLDGTPNKSRLGANSILGVSLAVAKASAESADLSLFRYVGGPNAHVLPVPMMNILNGGAHADTNVDIQEFMIAPIGAETFRESLRWGAEIYHALKSVLKKRGLATSVGDEGGFAPNLESNRAALDLILEAIEAAGFKPGKEIALAMDVAATEFHDNGKYKFEGSLRSSDEMIAYYAELVAAYPIVSIEDPLNEEDWAGWKSMTSSLGSKIQIVGDDLFVTNPIRLAKGIETDTANALLVKVNQIGTLTETLDAVDLAHRANYRSMMSHRSGETEDVTIADLAVATNCGQIKTGAPSRTERVAKYNQLLRIEEELAEGAVYAGRTAFPRFKG; from the coding sequence ATGGCAATTATCGAAGCAATCGGCGCACGTGAAATTCTTGATTCTCGCGGAAACCCAACCGTTGAAGTAGAAATCGAACTCGAAGATGGCACACAGGCACGCGCTGCAGTTCCAAGCGGTGCATCAACTGGCGCATTCGAAGCATCAGAACTCCGCGATGGCGATAAGAAGCGTTACCTAGGTAAGGGCGTTCTTAAGGCAATTGACTTTGTAAATAACGAAATCGCACCTGCAATTGAAGGCTTTGACGCGCAAGATCAGCGCTTAATCGATAACGAGATGATCAAGCTTGATGGCACACCAAATAAATCACGCCTTGGTGCAAATTCAATTCTTGGCGTTTCGCTTGCCGTTGCTAAGGCATCTGCAGAATCAGCAGACCTTTCACTCTTCCGTTACGTCGGTGGACCAAATGCCCACGTTCTACCGGTTCCAATGATGAACATTCTCAACGGTGGCGCACATGCTGATACCAACGTTGATATCCAAGAATTTATGATCGCGCCAATTGGTGCCGAAACTTTCCGCGAATCACTTCGCTGGGGCGCAGAGATCTATCACGCACTTAAGTCAGTTCTAAAGAAGCGCGGACTTGCTACATCTGTTGGTGATGAAGGTGGCTTTGCTCCAAACCTCGAAAGCAATCGCGCGGCACTTGATTTGATCCTTGAAGCGATTGAAGCTGCAGGATTTAAGCCAGGTAAAGAAATCGCACTTGCGATGGACGTTGCTGCAACTGAATTCCACGACAACGGCAAGTACAAGTTCGAAGGTTCACTTCGCTCGTCAGATGAAATGATCGCTTACTACGCAGAACTAGTGGCTGCTTACCCAATCGTTTCAATCGAAGATCCACTAAACGAGGAAGATTGGGCTGGTTGGAAGTCAATGACTTCATCACTCGGTTCAAAGATCCAGATCGTTGGCGATGACCTATTCGTAACTAATCCAATCCGCCTTGCAAAGGGAATCGAAACCGATACCGCAAACGCTCTTCTAGTTAAGGTAAATCAGATCGGAACGCTTACCGAAACTCTTGATGCCGTTGATCTTGCGCACCGCGCGAATTACCGCAGCATGATGTCGCACCGTTCAGGTGAAACAGAAGATGTCACCATCGCGGACTTGGCTGTTGCAACAAACTGCGGACAGATCAAGACAGGTGCACCTTCACGCACAGAGCGCGTTGCTAAGTACAACCAACTTCTTCGCATTGAAGAAGAACTCGCAGAAGGCGCTGTTTACGCAGGCCGCACTGCCTTCCCACGTTTCAAGGGATAG
- a CDS encoding FtsB family cell division protein: MRRGRRSYSSRRPSRRLSSNRRRSRGNARPLALIAIIFVFTLTLAPPIKNYFTQRAQISALKSQVVTDRAALDAARAELELWKDPDYVKSRARERLHFVLPGERQYIVTGTKDDPTLPDTTKVVSQLPEGAPWYTKLIASVTESGL, translated from the coding sequence ATGCGACGCGGGCGACGTAGTTACTCTTCACGTCGTCCGTCTCGCCGTCTTTCATCTAACCGCCGCAGATCACGTGGCAACGCCCGTCCACTTGCACTAATTGCAATCATCTTCGTTTTTACTCTGACTCTTGCTCCACCAATTAAGAATTACTTCACACAGCGCGCACAGATCAGCGCACTTAAATCACAAGTAGTCACAGATCGCGCTGCACTCGATGCTGCTCGCGCGGAGTTAGAACTTTGGAAAGATCCTGATTACGTTAAATCACGAGCGCGTGAACGTCTGCACTTTGTCTTGCCTGGTGAACGCCAATACATCGTCACAGGTACCAAAGACGATCCAACCCTTCCTGATACAACAAAGGTAGTTTCTCAACTCCCTGAAGGCGCACCTTGGTATACCAAGTTGATCGCCTCCGTTACTGAATCCGGTCTTTAA
- a CDS encoding DUF501 domain-containing protein yields the protein MTDKATQKDLDCIELQLGRTPRDVHAIAYRCPCGNPAVVETPPRLSHGEPFPTFYYATCPRLTGAISTLESTGLMAEMNERLAVDAELAGAYAAAHDDYLAARAALKMDVPEVEGISAGGMPNRVKCLHSLVAHSLSAGPGVNPLGDEALAKLPEWWKDEPCE from the coding sequence ATGACCGATAAGGCAACACAGAAAGATTTAGATTGCATTGAACTTCAACTAGGACGCACACCTCGCGATGTACACGCCATTGCCTACCGCTGTCCTTGCGGCAATCCAGCAGTTGTTGAAACACCTCCGCGCCTTAGCCATGGCGAACCATTCCCGACTTTCTATTACGCAACCTGCCCACGTTTAACAGGTGCGATCTCCACACTCGAATCAACTGGTTTGATGGCAGAGATGAACGAGCGCCTTGCCGTTGATGCAGAACTAGCCGGCGCATATGCCGCAGCACATGATGATTACCTAGCTGCACGAGCAGCGCTAAAAATGGATGTTCCTGAAGTCGAAGGAATCTCTGCCGGCGGAATGCCCAACCGCGTTAAATGTTTACATTCACTAGTTGCACATTCACTTTCCGCAGGGCCTGGCGTAAATCCACTCGGTGATGAAGCTCTAGCCAAGTTACCTGAATGGTGGAAGGACGAACCATGCGAGTAG
- a CDS encoding Ppx/GppA phosphatase family protein — protein sequence MRVAAIDCGTNSIRLLIADIEGTNFREVTRLMEVVRLGQGVDKTGQFHPDAIARTLAAVDLYAVEIAKRGVEKIRFCATSATRDATNRDLFIEGVFERLGIRPEVISGDEEARLSFMGATKDLPAADGPFLVVDIGGGSTEFVFGTESVEAAKSVNIGCVRMSERHFTGDLPDPGQVAAATEDIDEAIAQAAKLVPITKAKTLIAVAGTATTVAAAALDLPEYDRYAIHLSHIPAEKVHQVSQTLIKMTRTQRESLGYMHPGRVDVISAGSLVLSRIMRATGAAEFVASESDILDGMAWSLV from the coding sequence ATGCGAGTAGCAGCCATCGATTGCGGCACCAACTCAATTCGTTTACTTATTGCAGATATTGAAGGCACCAACTTCCGAGAAGTCACACGACTTATGGAAGTTGTCCGCTTGGGACAAGGCGTTGATAAAACAGGTCAATTCCATCCAGATGCAATCGCTCGCACACTTGCTGCAGTTGATCTTTACGCTGTAGAGATTGCAAAGCGCGGTGTTGAAAAGATTCGCTTCTGCGCAACAAGCGCCACTCGCGATGCCACCAACCGCGATCTCTTTATTGAAGGCGTTTTCGAACGATTAGGAATCCGCCCAGAAGTTATCTCTGGCGATGAAGAAGCGCGCCTTTCTTTCATGGGCGCAACTAAAGATCTACCCGCAGCCGACGGCCCATTCCTTGTAGTTGATATTGGTGGCGGATCAACTGAATTCGTATTCGGCACCGAAAGCGTTGAAGCAGCAAAGAGCGTAAACATCGGTTGCGTGCGTATGTCAGAACGTCACTTCACTGGAGATCTACCTGATCCTGGCCAAGTAGCCGCAGCAACCGAAGATATTGATGAAGCGATCGCCCAGGCTGCAAAGTTAGTTCCAATCACTAAAGCCAAGACTCTTATCGCAGTAGCCGGCACCGCAACAACCGTTGCTGCCGCAGCCTTAGATCTGCCTGAATATGACAGATATGCAATTCATCTTTCACATATTCCTGCTGAGAAAGTGCACCAAGTTTCACAAACGCTTATCAAGATGACTCGCACTCAACGTGAATCTCTTGGTTACATGCACCCAGGCCGGGTCGACGTTATCTCTGCGGGTTCTCTCGTTCTCTCACGAATCATGCGCGCAACAGGTGCAGCTGAATTTGTTGCTTCTGAATCTGACATCCTCGATGGAATGGCTTGGTCGCTTGTATAA
- a CDS encoding uracil-DNA glycosylase yields the protein MEWLGRLYKSLDLLDSAIVKCKKCPRLVQWREEVAVVKRKAYENEKYWGKPVPGFGPSNAQIVILGLAPGAHGANRTGRVFSGDSSGDWLYKSLHKNGLAKIATSKSKDDGQQLINTRILCAVRCAPPDNKPTTEEKNTCAPFYKDEIALLMPTARSFLALGNLAWTTLLATLQELGCEIPKPKPKFGHGVTETFIGPDGIKRTIIGSYHPSQQNTFTGKLTEKMLDSVIKKASRL from the coding sequence ATGGAATGGCTTGGTCGCTTGTATAAATCGCTCGACCTGCTGGATTCAGCAATTGTTAAATGTAAGAAATGTCCTCGCCTAGTTCAATGGCGCGAAGAAGTCGCCGTTGTAAAACGTAAAGCTTATGAAAACGAGAAGTATTGGGGAAAGCCGGTCCCTGGTTTCGGTCCTTCTAATGCGCAAATAGTCATCCTTGGTCTTGCACCAGGTGCACACGGCGCTAACCGCACAGGGCGCGTATTCTCTGGTGATTCATCTGGCGATTGGCTTTACAAATCTCTTCACAAAAATGGTTTAGCAAAGATCGCAACAAGTAAAAGTAAAGATGACGGCCAACAGTTAATAAATACCCGCATTCTTTGCGCGGTTCGCTGTGCGCCACCAGATAACAAGCCAACCACCGAAGAGAAAAACACTTGTGCACCTTTCTACAAAGATGAAATCGCACTTCTGATGCCAACCGCGAGATCCTTCTTAGCTCTTGGCAATCTTGCTTGGACGACACTTCTTGCAACTCTCCAAGAACTTGGATGCGAGATTCCAAAGCCGAAACCTAAGTTTGGTCACGGTGTAACGGAAACATTTATTGGCCCAGATGGAATCAAGCGAACCATCATCGGCAGTTACCATCCCAGCCAACAGAACACTTTTACAGGGAAATTGACCGAGAAGATGTTGGATTCGGTTATTAAAAAGGCAAGTAGACTCTGA
- a CDS encoding Bax inhibitor-1/YccA family membrane protein — protein sequence MRSSNPVLTRSNRGFAQMDPTRLSNDSLEATYAAPAASSLRTGRMTMDDVVMRTATLFAVLVAVGAFAWGANSPGLALVGFLGGFVLAMVNTFSKKVRVPLIVAYAAAQGLALGTISRIYNEAYSGIVGQAVIGTLCAFGGILVAYRSGKIRVTPKFTRIMVGALMGYLVFSLITIFTGRPGGATGLLVAVAAVALATFFLVLDFDQIEKSIAAGAPQEESWRMAFGLMVTIVWLYLEVLRLLSILRNSD from the coding sequence GTGCGCAGTTCAAATCCAGTTCTAACTCGTTCGAACCGTGGTTTTGCTCAAATGGATCCAACTCGTTTGAGTAACGATTCTCTCGAAGCAACATACGCAGCACCAGCAGCATCATCACTTCGTACCGGTCGTATGACAATGGACGATGTCGTAATGCGCACCGCAACTTTGTTTGCAGTGTTGGTTGCAGTCGGTGCATTTGCATGGGGCGCTAACAGCCCAGGGCTTGCACTTGTTGGCTTCCTCGGTGGTTTTGTTCTTGCAATGGTTAACACTTTTTCCAAGAAAGTTCGTGTACCTCTAATCGTTGCCTATGCAGCAGCGCAAGGACTTGCACTCGGAACAATCAGCCGTATCTACAACGAAGCTTATTCAGGCATCGTTGGCCAAGCAGTCATCGGAACACTTTGTGCATTCGGTGGAATCTTGGTTGCATACCGCAGCGGAAAGATCCGCGTAACTCCTAAGTTCACACGCATCATGGTTGGTGCGTTGATGGGTTACTTAGTGTTCTCACTAATCACAATCTTTACAGGACGTCCAGGTGGAGCAACTGGTCTGCTCGTAGCAGTAGCAGCTGTTGCACTTGCAACATTCTTCCTAGTTCTTGATTTCGATCAGATTGAAAAATCAATTGCTGCAGGCGCTCCTCAAGAAGAGTCATGGCGCATGGCATTTGGCTTGATGGTCACAATCGTTTGGTTGTACCTAGAAGTATTGAGACTGCTCTCAATTCTTCGTAATAGTGACTAA
- a CDS encoding MFS transporter, producing the protein MNLSARFKRSNPFAEFPREVSVLVFSSFFVAVGFGIIAPTIPLFAKSFGVNNAQVGLIISSFAFARFASGLFAGKLVDKFGERIVYTTGIGFVAISSFAAAFAQNYEQLLSFRAAGGLGSSMFSVAAGSIMLRATDDSRRARAQSLYNSSFLVGMMAGPVIGGFLTAFSLRAPLLVYGVLLIVSSVAGGFLLRNSVLAARPTEKSVQEKTSIREALSSKPYLIALTISFCSASVLFGMSRSILPLFMVEEMKSTAGYLGLGFTISSVIQGLLLIKAGGLSDSRGRKFSAIMGTSLLAISVVVLVGTVQPWMFLLSMVIGAFGSIFLSSTAAIVGDVMKGKGGQVIALFQMSGDAGAMVAPIALGFIADHYGFRPAFAVSAGLMFIALFAATKLPETRASHLGQSS; encoded by the coding sequence TTGAACCTTTCGGCCCGATTCAAACGTTCTAATCCCTTTGCGGAATTTCCGAGAGAAGTCAGCGTTCTGGTCTTTTCTTCTTTCTTCGTGGCAGTTGGATTTGGGATTATCGCGCCAACAATTCCACTCTTTGCAAAGTCATTTGGCGTCAATAACGCTCAAGTGGGCTTGATTATCTCTTCTTTCGCATTTGCTCGATTCGCCAGTGGGCTATTTGCAGGAAAGTTAGTTGATAAATTCGGTGAAAGAATTGTTTACACAACAGGAATTGGCTTTGTGGCTATCTCTTCATTTGCTGCGGCATTCGCTCAAAATTACGAACAGCTGTTGAGTTTTCGAGCAGCCGGTGGCCTTGGTTCATCAATGTTCTCAGTTGCTGCTGGTTCAATCATGTTGCGTGCAACAGATGATTCAAGACGTGCCCGCGCACAATCTCTCTATAACTCAAGTTTTCTTGTTGGAATGATGGCAGGTCCGGTTATCGGTGGATTCTTAACCGCCTTCTCACTTCGCGCACCGCTACTCGTTTATGGCGTACTGCTCATCGTTTCTAGCGTTGCCGGTGGCTTCCTGCTTCGTAATTCAGTACTTGCTGCACGTCCAACAGAGAAGAGCGTTCAAGAGAAGACTTCTATTCGTGAAGCACTTTCCAGCAAGCCTTACCTAATTGCGCTAACCATCTCTTTCTGCAGCGCATCAGTGCTATTCGGTATGAGCCGCTCGATCTTGCCGCTATTTATGGTTGAAGAGATGAAATCAACGGCCGGATACCTCGGACTTGGTTTCACAATCTCATCTGTAATCCAAGGTTTACTACTAATTAAAGCTGGTGGACTTTCGGATTCCAGAGGTCGAAAGTTCTCTGCAATTATGGGCACATCGCTACTCGCTATTTCAGTGGTTGTTCTCGTCGGAACTGTTCAACCTTGGATGTTCTTGCTTTCAATGGTTATTGGTGCATTCGGCTCTATTTTCTTATCTTCAACCGCGGCAATCGTCGGCGATGTAATGAAGGGCAAAGGCGGACAAGTAATCGCACTCTTCCAGATGTCCGGTGATGCCGGTGCCATGGTTGCACCTATCGCACTTGGCTTTATCGCAGACCATTACGGATTTCGCCCTGCATTTGCAGTTAGCGCAGGACTAATGTTTATCGCACTATTTGCGGCAACAAAATTGCCCGAGACGCGGGCTTCGCATCTCGGGCAATCTAGTTAA
- a CDS encoding ATP-binding cassette domain-containing protein, with the protein MKSVIAEDLVKTYRNGAVRALDHLSLDVEEGTVLSVLGPNGAGKTTCVRILATLLRPDSGRAMVGGIDVIKHPEKVREVIGLSGQYAAVDEILTGWDNLVMFGQLYHLGKKASVARAEELLERFSLTESAKRPIKTYSGGMRRRLDLAASLIVKPKVLFLDEPTTGLDPRGRQEMWSVIEELVKGGVTLLLTTQYLEEADQLADEIAVIDHGKVIARGTSDVLKKQVGGERLEIVVESQNIAKTMEVVANISGNKATLDEGLRMISAPVSTGATALIETLRSLDIAGIHPLDVSLKRPSLDDVFLSLTGHAAEEKKEEEVETKGRRKKAKK; encoded by the coding sequence GTGAAATCTGTTATCGCTGAAGACTTAGTTAAAACTTATCGCAATGGGGCAGTTCGTGCCTTAGATCACCTGTCACTTGATGTTGAAGAAGGCACTGTGTTGAGCGTGCTTGGTCCAAACGGCGCAGGAAAGACAACATGTGTGCGCATTCTTGCAACGCTGTTACGACCTGATTCAGGTCGTGCGATGGTCGGTGGTATCGATGTAATCAAGCATCCTGAAAAAGTGCGCGAAGTAATTGGTTTATCAGGTCAATATGCAGCCGTAGATGAGATTTTAACTGGCTGGGATAACTTAGTTATGTTCGGTCAGCTCTATCACTTGGGTAAGAAAGCATCAGTTGCTCGCGCTGAAGAGTTGCTAGAGCGATTTTCACTTACTGAAAGTGCAAAGCGCCCAATCAAAACCTATTCCGGTGGAATGCGTCGTCGCCTCGACCTAGCGGCATCCCTAATCGTTAAGCCAAAGGTTCTCTTCCTAGATGAGCCAACTACGGGCCTTGATCCGCGTGGTCGTCAGGAAATGTGGAGCGTTATTGAAGAGCTAGTTAAAGGTGGAGTTACATTGCTTTTGACTACTCAATATCTAGAAGAAGCAGATCAACTTGCAGATGAAATCGCAGTTATCGATCACGGCAAAGTAATCGCGCGCGGTACATCAGATGTATTAAAGAAGCAGGTTGGCGGCGAACGCCTTGAGATCGTTGTCGAAAGCCAAAACATCGCAAAGACCATGGAAGTTGTAGCCAATATCAGCGGCAACAAAGCAACTCTCGATGAAGGTCTGCGCATGATTTCTGCCCCAGTATCAACTGGTGCAACAGCGCTAATCGAAACACTTCGTTCGCTAGATATTGCTGGTATTCATCCGCTCGATGTCAGCCTAAAGCGCCCATCGCTTGATGATGTCTTCCTTTCACTTACCGGACATGCTGCCGAGGAGAAGAAAGAAGAAGAAGTTGAAACCAAGGGACGCAGAAAGAAGGCAAAGAAATGA
- a CDS encoding ABC transporter permease: MSAVTDTLIITQRQLRLLTRVPEVLIFSTIQPVMFVLLFRYVFGGSIDTGQPGGYVQLLMPGIFVQTVAFTLAGTASGLAEDMKKGLIDRFRSLPISQSALVIGRTLGDSLLNIVVLAVMGIAGYLVGWRPSSGALNVAVGFLFLLFFGYALSWVGIYVGLSASDARVVQNVSFLVTFPLTFLSNAFAPTTGMPRALQYFAEWNPVSTMVAACRELFGLENQFGATAGSFPSENPLLTSFIYMIIIMAIFIPISVRKYKRAAD, translated from the coding sequence ATGAGCGCTGTAACTGACACGCTAATCATTACGCAACGTCAATTGCGTTTGCTCACTCGCGTTCCAGAAGTTTTAATCTTCTCAACTATTCAGCCGGTGATGTTTGTACTTCTCTTCCGCTATGTATTCGGCGGTTCAATTGATACAGGTCAACCTGGGGGATATGTACAACTTTTGATGCCAGGTATCTTCGTGCAGACCGTGGCATTTACCTTGGCGGGAACCGCATCCGGCCTTGCTGAAGATATGAAGAAGGGTTTGATCGATCGCTTTAGGTCGCTACCTATCTCACAATCTGCGCTTGTTATCGGCCGCACACTTGGAGATTCACTACTAAACATCGTGGTTCTCGCAGTTATGGGTATCGCGGGTTACTTAGTTGGATGGCGTCCATCATCTGGTGCGTTAAACGTCGCCGTTGGTTTCTTATTCCTACTCTTCTTTGGTTACGCACTTTCTTGGGTGGGTATCTATGTTGGTCTTTCGGCATCTGATGCGCGTGTTGTGCAGAACGTCAGCTTCCTTGTGACATTCCCGCTTACCTTCTTATCAAATGCATTTGCGCCAACAACCGGAATGCCGCGTGCGCTGCAGTACTTTGCGGAGTGGAACCCAGTCTCAACGATGGTTGCGGCTTGTCGCGAGCTCTTCGGCCTTGAAAACCAGTTCGGTGCAACCGCTGGCTCATTCCCAAGCGAGAACCCGCTGCTAACTTCATTTATCTACATGATCATCATCATGGCGATATTTATTCCTATAAGCGTAAGAAAATATAAGCGCGCTGCTGATTAA
- a CDS encoding IlvD/Edd family dehydratase, whose amino-acid sequence MRSAHWYGGKDRDGFIHRAWMRRGLPKDAFDGRPHIAIANTASDLTPCNSHLNEVMEYVKNGIWEAGGVPLNMPAVSLGETLVRPTAMLWRNMAAMATEELIRANPIDGVVLLGGCDKTIPSLLMAASSVDIPALVVPGGPMLTGTFQGTPLGCGTDVFRLSEEVRAKKLSEAKFLDSESAMIRSRGHCNTMGTASTMGIMAEALGMVIPGIAGTPAPDSRLLQYSQESGRRIVEMVHEGLKPSDIMVKGSFLNAIVALAGIGGSTNAVVHLLAIAGRLGIDLTLDDFDRTGSRVPLLVNLQPAGKYLMEDFHRAGGLRAVFKELEDLLDPKALTVLGTPLVKGLSEAEIYDTDVIRSRKEPLQPSAGIAVLRGNLAPLGAVIKPAAASANLLKHRGKAMVFDSIEDFKARINDPNLDVDENSVLILRGCGPKGYPGMPEVSNMPMPQKMLDKGVRDMVRICDGRMSGTAYGTVVLHVAPEAAAGGPLGLVQTGDFIELDVEARTLNIDISDADLAARKPNTATVDGFAKSARGWQKLYIDHVMQADTGCDLDFLVGSSGEHISRESH is encoded by the coding sequence ATGCGCAGCGCCCATTGGTATGGCGGCAAAGACCGTGATGGATTCATTCACCGCGCATGGATGCGCCGGGGTTTGCCGAAAGATGCCTTTGATGGCCGTCCACATATCGCGATTGCAAATACCGCATCAGATTTAACTCCCTGCAACTCTCACTTAAATGAAGTGATGGAGTATGTAAAGAACGGAATCTGGGAAGCCGGCGGCGTTCCGCTAAATATGCCAGCTGTTTCATTGGGTGAAACTCTGGTTCGCCCTACAGCAATGTTGTGGCGCAATATGGCGGCAATGGCAACAGAAGAATTGATCCGCGCTAATCCGATTGATGGCGTTGTTCTTCTCGGCGGTTGCGATAAGACGATTCCATCTTTGTTGATGGCGGCATCTTCAGTTGATATTCCAGCGCTAGTTGTTCCTGGTGGGCCGATGTTGACCGGAACTTTCCAAGGAACACCACTTGGCTGCGGCACAGATGTATTTAGATTGAGCGAAGAAGTGCGCGCTAAGAAACTTAGCGAAGCAAAGTTCTTAGATTCAGAATCCGCGATGATCCGTAGCCGTGGACATTGCAACACCATGGGAACTGCATCAACTATGGGAATCATGGCTGAAGCACTTGGCATGGTTATTCCAGGAATCGCAGGCACGCCAGCACCGGATAGCCGCTTGCTTCAGTACTCACAAGAGTCTGGTCGCCGCATCGTTGAGATGGTGCATGAAGGTTTAAAGCCAAGTGACATCATGGTTAAAGGTTCATTCTTAAATGCCATCGTGGCCCTTGCTGGTATCGGTGGATCTACTAATGCGGTTGTGCACTTGCTCGCGATTGCTGGCCGCTTAGGTATTGATCTAACGCTCGATGATTTCGATCGCACGGGTTCTCGTGTTCCGCTACTAGTTAATCTCCAACCTGCCGGCAAGTACTTGATGGAAGATTTCCATCGCGCTGGTGGTTTACGCGCAGTGTTTAAGGAACTTGAAGATCTACTTGATCCAAAGGCGCTAACAGTGCTCGGAACTCCTTTGGTTAAAGGCTTATCAGAAGCTGAAATTTATGACACAGATGTGATCCGCTCTCGCAAAGAACCATTGCAGCCAAGTGCTGGAATTGCCGTTCTGCGCGGAAATCTTGCTCCACTTGGCGCAGTTATTAAGCCAGCTGCAGCAAGTGCCAACTTGTTAAAGCACCGCGGTAAAGCGATGGTCTTCGACAGCATTGAAGATTTCAAAGCGCGTATCAACGATCCAAATCTTGATGTTGATGAAAATTCAGTTTTGATTCTGCGCGGATGCGGACCTAAGGGTTATCCCGGAATGCCAGAAGTTTCCAATATGCCGATGCCACAGAAGATGCTCGATAAAGGCGTACGTGACATGGTGCGTATCTGTGATGGTCGCATGAGCGGTACTGCCTACGGAACTGTTGTTCTACATGTTGCACCAGAAGCTGCAGCAGGTGGACCGCTCGGACTTGTGCAGACAGGTGACTTCATTGAACTCGATGTTGAAGCTCGCACGCTAAATATAGATATTTCCGATGCTGACCTTGCTGCGCGTAAGCCAAATACCGCAACAGTTGATGGTTTCGCTAAATCTGCACGTGGATGGCAGAAGTTATATATCGACCATGTAATGCAGGCTGATACAGGTTGTGATCTTGATTTCTTAGTTGGTTCTAGCGGAGAACATATCTCCCGCGAATCTCACTAA